In a genomic window of Halomonas denitrificans:
- a CDS encoding prolyl oligopeptidase family serine peptidase, with the protein MTHPITNRVATAAAALLLAATASAETPDLKQIMADPDWIGPPVEAAWWQLDGERYFARVKRPDSQVRDLLAVTVPEGSVERLETADLAAVDGPQVAYDRDRDRALSIRDGNVFLHDLAEASRTQLTATGDAGDVRFGAEEDAALVRLGRDWYGIELATGLLRPLADLRFENEPDADPDEGSLQAHQLELFETLDRERRQRIEQRMHDLAVADADASRAPQPFYLGKGKEPLFSQPSADGRWMLVAVREEGADDGRDDKMPRFVTESGYVEIEDVRTLVGRDAPTPQQLWLLDLDLRVKHELDFSALEGIDVDPLADLKAEQDVEPYDADDPRPLVVTGVEWHPTRSVAAVQVEAIDNKDRWTVRIVPGDDEDDEPGVTELHRLTDPAWINWSFNEFGWVPGGDTLWLLSEESGYSHLYTIDRRGRQRAVTEGEFEVYAIGFAGDPDTAWALSNRAHPTEYDLYSIELPGGDMTQLTELKGVEDYALSPAADRILIRHSGSYLPAQAAVVPVDGGEPFAATDTRTDDYKAIDWQEPRFVAVPSSHVDGPIWSKFYPARGEFEGPRPAVLFVHGAGYTQNTHHRFPYYFREQMFHNLLTARGYHVLDMDYRASRGYGRDWRTAIYRRMGTPELEDLVDGVEWLVENHDVDPDRVGVYGGSYGGFMTFMAMFNAPEVFAAGAALRPVTDWKHYNHPYTSNILNTPDVDPEAYDRSSPIEFVEGLEGDLLISHGMLDDNVFYKDAIRLVQRLIELEKEDWELASYPLEPHGYVHPESWLDQYRRILKLFEESIGGESAAAGDGA; encoded by the coding sequence GTGACCCATCCGATCACGAACCGCGTCGCGACCGCCGCGGCCGCACTGCTGCTCGCCGCCACGGCGAGCGCGGAAACCCCCGACCTGAAACAGATCATGGCCGACCCCGACTGGATCGGGCCGCCGGTCGAGGCCGCCTGGTGGCAGCTCGACGGGGAGCGCTACTTCGCACGCGTGAAGCGGCCCGATTCCCAGGTCCGCGACCTGCTCGCGGTTACCGTGCCCGAGGGCAGCGTCGAGCGGCTCGAAACCGCCGATCTCGCCGCCGTCGATGGGCCTCAGGTCGCCTACGATCGTGACCGCGATCGCGCGCTCTCCATCCGCGACGGCAACGTGTTCCTGCACGACCTGGCCGAAGCCTCGCGAACCCAGCTGACCGCCACCGGGGACGCCGGCGACGTGCGGTTCGGAGCCGAGGAAGATGCGGCGCTGGTCCGACTCGGCCGCGACTGGTACGGCATCGAACTCGCCACCGGCTTGCTGCGTCCGTTGGCCGACCTTCGGTTCGAGAACGAACCGGACGCCGATCCCGACGAAGGCAGCCTTCAGGCGCATCAGCTGGAGCTGTTCGAAACGCTGGACCGCGAGCGTCGGCAGCGGATCGAACAGCGCATGCACGATCTCGCCGTAGCCGATGCCGACGCATCGCGCGCACCGCAACCGTTCTACCTCGGCAAGGGAAAGGAGCCGCTGTTCTCGCAGCCGTCGGCGGACGGACGATGGATGCTCGTTGCCGTCCGCGAGGAAGGCGCCGACGACGGCCGGGACGACAAGATGCCGCGCTTCGTGACCGAATCGGGCTACGTGGAAATCGAGGACGTGCGCACGCTGGTCGGGCGCGATGCACCGACGCCGCAGCAGCTCTGGCTGCTCGACCTGGACCTGCGGGTCAAGCATGAACTGGATTTCAGTGCACTGGAAGGGATCGACGTCGATCCGCTGGCCGACCTGAAGGCCGAACAGGACGTCGAACCGTACGACGCCGACGACCCCCGTCCGCTCGTCGTCACCGGGGTCGAGTGGCACCCCACTCGCTCCGTCGCCGCAGTGCAGGTCGAAGCGATCGACAACAAGGACCGGTGGACCGTCCGCATCGTACCCGGCGACGACGAGGACGACGAACCCGGGGTGACGGAACTCCACCGTCTCACGGACCCGGCCTGGATCAACTGGTCGTTCAACGAGTTCGGCTGGGTTCCCGGCGGCGACACCCTGTGGCTGCTGTCCGAAGAGTCCGGCTACAGCCATCTCTACACGATCGACCGGCGCGGACGCCAGCGCGCGGTGACCGAGGGCGAGTTCGAGGTCTACGCGATCGGCTTCGCCGGTGACCCCGACACCGCCTGGGCCCTGAGCAACCGCGCCCATCCGACCGAGTACGACCTGTACTCGATCGAACTGCCCGGCGGCGACATGACCCAGCTGACCGAGCTCAAGGGCGTCGAGGACTACGCGCTGTCGCCGGCCGCAGACCGCATCCTGATTCGCCACTCCGGCAGCTACCTGCCGGCCCAGGCCGCCGTCGTTCCCGTCGACGGTGGCGAACCGTTCGCCGCGACCGACACCCGCACCGACGACTACAAGGCGATCGACTGGCAGGAACCACGCTTCGTTGCCGTGCCCTCCAGCCATGTCGACGGGCCGATCTGGTCCAAGTTCTACCCGGCACGCGGCGAGTTCGAGGGGCCGCGACCGGCCGTGCTGTTCGTCCACGGCGCCGGCTACACGCAGAACACGCACCACCGGTTCCCGTACTACTTCCGCGAGCAGATGTTCCACAACCTGTTGACCGCGCGCGGTTACCACGTGCTCGACATGGACTACCGGGCAAGCCGCGGCTATGGCCGCGACTGGCGCACCGCGATCTATCGCCGCATGGGCACGCCCGAACTGGAGGACCTGGTCGACGGAGTCGAGTGGCTCGTCGAGAACCACGACGTCGACCCGGATCGTGTCGGCGTCTACGGCGGATCCTACGGCGGTTTCATGACCTTCATGGCGATGTTCAATGCGCCCGAGGTGTTCGCCGCCGGCGCGGCACTGCGTCCGGTCACCGACTGGAAGCACTACAACCACCCCTACACCTCGAACATCCTGAACACGCCCGACGTCGACCCCGAAGCCTACGATCGCTCGTCGCCGATCGAATTCGTCGAAGGCCTCGAGGGCGACCTCCTGATCAGCCACGGCATGCTCGACGACAACGTGTTCTACAAGGATGCGATCCGGCTCGTCCAGCGCCTGATCGAGCTCGAGAAGGAGGACTGGGAACTCGCGTCCTACCCGCTCGAGCCCCATGGCTACGTCCACCCGGAGAGCTGGCTCGACCAGTACCGGCGCATCCTGAAGCTGTTCGAGGAATCGATCGGCGGCGAAAGCGCCGCCGCCGGAGACGGCGCGTGA
- a CDS encoding SDR family NAD(P)-dependent oxidoreductase, whose translation MNVLITGNSSGLGLGLTKRLLAQDAIVWGMSRSGCPIHDDDGLRDRKVDLGNLNAIEEAMDRLMSDCLRLDLLVLNAGILGRIQEMHTTDVHDLEHLYRVNVWANKMILDWFIERRIPVEQVIAISSGAGHNLSHGWGGYAMSKSSVNDLIALYAHEMPDTHLTALAPGLVDTGMQDYLCEDVDADEFPSVQKLKDARGTDAMPSPDESAEQILGLLDTLKKGDSGQFVDVRTMND comes from the coding sequence ATGAACGTACTGATCACCGGCAACTCGAGCGGCCTCGGCCTCGGACTCACGAAACGCCTGCTCGCGCAGGATGCGATCGTCTGGGGCATGAGCCGCTCCGGTTGCCCGATCCACGACGACGACGGCCTGCGAGACCGCAAGGTCGACCTGGGCAACCTCAACGCGATCGAAGAAGCCATGGACCGTCTGATGTCGGACTGCCTGCGGCTGGACCTGCTGGTTCTCAATGCCGGCATTCTCGGTCGCATCCAGGAGATGCACACGACCGACGTGCACGATCTCGAGCACCTGTACCGGGTCAATGTCTGGGCCAACAAGATGATCCTCGACTGGTTCATCGAGCGACGGATTCCGGTCGAACAGGTGATCGCGATCTCCTCCGGCGCCGGTCACAATCTCAGCCACGGCTGGGGCGGCTACGCGATGTCCAAGTCCAGCGTCAACGACCTGATTGCACTCTACGCCCACGAGATGCCGGACACGCACCTGACCGCGCTCGCGCCCGGCCTGGTCGACACGGGCATGCAGGACTACCTGTGCGAGGACGTCGATGCCGACGAGTTCCCGTCGGTGCAGAAGCTGAAGGATGCTCGCGGCACCGACGCCATGCCGTCGCCGGACGAATCGGCGGAGCAGATCCTGGGGCTGCTCGATACGCTGAAAAAAGGAGACAGCGGTCAGTTCGTCGACGTGCGCACGATGAACGACTGA
- a CDS encoding bifunctional chorismate mutase/prephenate dehydrogenase, which translates to MSDERKSDIDSLRAELDRIDRELVERAAERQRIVSEIGRLKKSSGRALRDFRRERQVLDGVRARALDVGLDPDLAETLLTALIEASLTRQEAERVSASGRGGGRTALVIGGLGRMGDWMVRLLAEQGWRVVVVDPAVDAESGTAVRELERAPGDFELIVLAAPIQASAVLLRELTDARCAATVIDIASVKGPLVDELKRAREAGLRVASIHPMFGPDTRLLAGRHVLFMDCGNAEALHLARELFADTMAECIEVPLESHDELMAWVLGLSHAVNLVFADAVARSGHAPDALADIASTTFGRQLAIARDVTHENPALYFEIQKLNPDQPAVLAHLRNAVDALIEAVERGDADSFSERMLRAGGWVEGHQQARRRRTHPSTDDPGHDPQENHDR; encoded by the coding sequence ATGAGTGACGAGCGGAAGAGCGACATCGATTCGCTGCGGGCGGAGCTGGATCGGATCGATCGGGAACTGGTCGAGCGGGCGGCGGAGCGGCAGCGGATCGTTTCGGAAATCGGTCGGCTGAAGAAGTCGTCGGGGCGTGCGTTGCGCGATTTCCGGCGCGAGCGGCAGGTGCTGGACGGCGTTCGTGCTCGAGCGCTGGACGTGGGCCTGGATCCGGACCTGGCGGAAACGCTGCTGACGGCCCTGATCGAGGCCTCGCTGACGCGCCAGGAGGCCGAGCGCGTGTCGGCGTCCGGGCGCGGCGGCGGGCGCACTGCCCTCGTGATCGGGGGACTCGGCCGGATGGGGGACTGGATGGTGCGCCTGCTGGCCGAGCAGGGCTGGCGCGTGGTCGTCGTGGATCCAGCGGTCGACGCCGAGTCCGGGACCGCGGTGCGTGAACTCGAGCGCGCACCGGGCGATTTCGAGCTGATCGTTCTGGCCGCGCCCATCCAGGCGTCGGCGGTCCTGCTGCGTGAACTGACCGACGCGCGCTGCGCGGCCACGGTGATCGACATCGCTTCGGTCAAGGGGCCCCTGGTCGACGAACTCAAGCGGGCTCGCGAGGCCGGACTGCGGGTCGCGTCGATCCACCCGATGTTCGGCCCGGACACGCGCCTGCTTGCCGGGCGGCACGTGCTGTTCATGGACTGCGGCAACGCCGAGGCGCTGCACCTGGCGCGCGAGCTGTTCGCCGACACCATGGCCGAATGCATCGAGGTGCCCCTGGAGTCCCATGACGAGCTGATGGCCTGGGTGCTCGGCCTGTCGCATGCGGTGAACCTGGTGTTCGCCGACGCGGTGGCACGGTCCGGTCATGCACCGGATGCGCTGGCCGACATCGCATCGACGACCTTCGGCCGTCAGCTGGCCATCGCGCGGGACGTCACGCACGAGAATCCGGCGCTGTATTTCGAGATCCAGAAGCTCAACCCGGACCAGCCGGCCGTGCTCGCACACTTGAGAAACGCGGTCGATGCCCTGATCGAAGCGGTGGAGCGGGGTGACGCCGATAGCTTCTCCGAGCGCATGCTCCGTGCCGGCGGCTGGGTGGAAGGGCATCAGCAGGCGCGCCGCCGGCGCACCCACCCTTCGACCGACGACCCCGGGCACGACCCGCAAGAGAATCACGATCGATGA
- a CDS encoding S9 family peptidase, with protein MTAARTHTVQRFAAQLSARIDTRTVASVLLAVLVPALLAAPVQAGDSLTVDDIFGLEYADEPRLAPDGDRIVYVRRTMDAMTDRNRGQLWIIDRDGDRHQPLTSADGHASSPAWSPDGSRIAFIGHDGSGSGQLQVLWLDSGRQTALTRGPLTPSNPVWSPDGERIAFSRFVEAAPPRIVEPLSPPEGADWAPPARVVDRPVFRADGAGFLPHGQTQRFIVPADGGPVRQLTEGPYPQPGPVTWSRDGRALVFATNRRPDFELEPSDTELVRLDLDDLELTTLTDRFGPDNAPAFQPGGERLAWLGYDDERLGYHNVELYVLDDGAPRSLTADLDRSIDAFAWDDDGDALFVSYSDRGNGVIDRVTLDGDRSRVAENLGGTTLGRPYASGTFDAGADRVVYTRTTPAHPGDLVIARSDRRMRRWNSERLTRLNAERLAYRDLAAVEEFTFSSSADGREIQGWLALPPGHDPESDGALPLILEIHGGPFADYGDRFSMEVQLMAAAGYAVAYINPRGSTSYGAEFANEIHHAYPGEDYDDLMSGVDALIERGVADPERLFVTGGSGGGVLTAWIVGSTDRFRAAVVAKPVINWTSFVLTADYTPFFHRYWFPAPPWEAQDEYWRRSPLSRVGNVTTPTMVLTGEADWRTPMWESEQFYQALKLRGIDSVLVRIPEAPHGIAARPSQMASKIRHILAWFERYDTDSERSHDRASEDD; from the coding sequence GTGACCGCCGCTCGAACGCACACCGTGCAGCGCTTTGCCGCGCAGCTTTCCGCACGGATTGACACGCGAACCGTGGCATCGGTACTTCTCGCCGTCCTGGTGCCCGCCCTGCTGGCGGCCCCGGTGCAGGCCGGCGATTCGCTGACGGTCGACGACATCTTCGGCCTCGAGTACGCCGACGAACCGCGCCTGGCCCCGGACGGTGACCGCATCGTCTACGTGCGACGAACGATGGACGCGATGACCGATCGGAATCGCGGCCAGCTGTGGATCATCGATCGCGACGGCGATCGCCACCAGCCCCTGACCTCTGCCGACGGCCACGCATCGTCGCCGGCCTGGTCCCCGGACGGCAGCCGGATCGCGTTCATCGGCCACGACGGGTCCGGGTCCGGCCAGCTGCAGGTGCTGTGGCTGGACAGCGGCCGGCAGACCGCCCTGACCCGGGGCCCGTTGACCCCATCGAATCCGGTCTGGTCGCCGGACGGCGAGCGGATCGCGTTCAGCCGCTTCGTCGAAGCCGCACCGCCGCGCATCGTCGAACCACTTTCGCCGCCCGAAGGCGCCGACTGGGCGCCGCCGGCACGCGTCGTCGACCGCCCCGTGTTCCGGGCCGACGGCGCCGGCTTCCTGCCCCACGGCCAGACCCAGCGCTTCATCGTGCCGGCCGACGGCGGCCCGGTCCGGCAACTGACCGAAGGCCCCTATCCCCAGCCCGGCCCGGTCACCTGGTCGCGCGACGGCCGCGCGCTGGTGTTCGCGACCAACCGTCGACCGGATTTCGAGCTGGAACCGTCGGATACGGAACTGGTTCGCCTCGACCTCGACGACCTGGAGCTCACCACGCTGACCGACCGCTTCGGCCCGGACAATGCCCCCGCCTTCCAGCCGGGCGGCGAACGCCTGGCCTGGCTGGGCTACGACGACGAGCGGCTCGGCTACCACAACGTCGAGCTCTACGTCCTCGACGACGGCGCGCCGAGATCGCTGACCGCGGACCTGGACCGCTCGATCGACGCCTTCGCCTGGGACGACGACGGCGACGCGCTGTTCGTCAGCTACAGCGACCGAGGCAACGGCGTGATCGACCGGGTCACCCTGGACGGCGACCGGAGCCGAGTCGCCGAAAACCTCGGCGGCACCACCCTGGGCCGACCGTATGCCAGCGGCACGTTCGACGCCGGCGCCGACCGGGTCGTCTACACCCGGACCACCCCGGCTCACCCCGGCGACCTGGTGATCGCCCGGAGCGACCGGCGGATGCGCCGCTGGAACAGCGAGCGACTGACCCGCCTGAACGCCGAGCGGCTGGCGTACCGCGACCTGGCGGCGGTCGAAGAATTCACCTTTTCCTCCTCGGCCGACGGCCGGGAGATCCAGGGCTGGCTGGCGCTGCCTCCGGGCCACGACCCGGAGTCCGACGGCGCCCTGCCCTTGATTCTCGAGATTCACGGTGGACCGTTCGCCGACTACGGCGACCGCTTCTCGATGGAAGTCCAGCTGATGGCCGCCGCCGGCTACGCCGTGGCCTACATCAACCCGCGCGGATCGACCAGCTACGGTGCCGAGTTCGCCAACGAAATCCACCACGCCTATCCGGGCGAGGACTACGACGACCTGATGAGCGGCGTCGATGCGCTGATCGAGCGCGGCGTTGCCGATCCAGAGCGGCTGTTCGTCACCGGCGGCTCCGGCGGCGGCGTCCTGACCGCGTGGATCGTCGGCAGCACGGACCGGTTCCGGGCCGCGGTCGTGGCCAAGCCGGTGATCAACTGGACGAGCTTCGTGCTGACCGCAGACTACACGCCGTTCTTCCACCGCTACTGGTTCCCGGCTCCGCCCTGGGAAGCCCAGGACGAGTACTGGCGACGCTCTCCGCTGTCCAGGGTCGGCAACGTGACGACGCCGACCATGGTGCTCACCGGCGAGGCCGACTGGCGCACACCGATGTGGGAATCGGAACAGTTCTACCAGGCGCTGAAACTGCGCGGCATCGACTCGGTGCTGGTGCGTATCCCGGAAGCCCCGCACGGCATCGCGGCGCGGCCCAGCCAGATGGCCTCCAAGATCCGACACATCCTGGCCTGGTTCGAACGCTACGATACGGACTCGGAGCGTTCGCACGATCGCGCGTCGGAGGACGACTGA
- a CDS encoding acyl carrier protein translates to MTDAAPRIRSAIEDAVSASLPELEGIDFDATLTGDVGLDSVQVMDLVMEIEDRLDISIPLEALAEARTLNELATRIQPLVEERDE, encoded by the coding sequence ATGACCGACGCCGCCCCCAGGATCCGCAGCGCGATCGAAGACGCCGTATCCGCTTCCCTGCCCGAGCTCGAGGGCATCGATTTCGATGCCACCCTGACCGGAGACGTCGGACTCGACTCGGTCCAGGTCATGGACCTGGTCATGGAGATCGAGGACCGGCTGGATATTTCGATTCCGCTGGAGGCGCTGGCCGAAGCCCGCACGCTGAACGAGCTTGCGACGCGGATCCAGCCGCTGGTCGAGGAGCGGGACGAATGA
- a CDS encoding NAD-dependent epimerase/dehydratase family protein, whose amino-acid sequence MPVLALTGVTGFIGRALLERLVADSRPRDSGPESSGHDRDSSDATPHSCPDRAELEVRVLVRGRGRLSGAMADRVTRIDGDLDDSDALTELVEGADAVVHLAGAIAGSRAEDFDRVNVEGSRRLVEAIHDRAPGAHAILISSLAAEHPELSWYAASKAGAERVWQALPSERRSILRPPAVYGPGDPALADFWKALARGWLIRLGPRDARFSLVHVDDVVEAIDRLAGHGPTGTALTLAGPAPDGGWRWADIAALAAGLRGGPVRTVPVPAAVLGAAGAAGLAVQRLRGRRALLSPGKVRELRHIDWVCDNLALSAHLDWTPQRALADALPTLPGWNHP is encoded by the coding sequence GTGCCGGTCCTCGCGCTGACCGGCGTGACCGGCTTCATCGGACGGGCGCTGCTGGAGCGCCTTGTCGCCGATTCCCGGCCCCGCGATTCCGGGCCGGAATCGTCCGGACACGACCGCGACTCGTCCGACGCTACGCCGCATTCCTGCCCCGACCGGGCCGAACTCGAGGTTCGCGTGCTGGTTCGCGGGCGAGGACGGCTCTCCGGCGCGATGGCCGACCGTGTCACCCGGATCGACGGCGATCTCGACGATTCCGACGCCCTCACCGAGCTGGTCGAAGGTGCCGATGCGGTGGTCCACCTCGCCGGCGCGATCGCCGGCAGCCGCGCCGAGGACTTCGATCGCGTCAACGTCGAGGGCAGCCGTCGGCTGGTCGAAGCGATCCACGACCGCGCGCCCGGAGCGCACGCGATCCTGATCTCGTCGCTGGCCGCGGAGCATCCCGAACTGTCCTGGTACGCGGCATCCAAGGCCGGGGCGGAGCGGGTCTGGCAGGCCTTGCCGAGCGAGCGCCGGTCCATCCTGCGTCCGCCGGCAGTCTACGGTCCCGGTGATCCGGCCCTGGCCGACTTCTGGAAAGCGCTTGCGCGCGGATGGCTGATTCGCCTCGGTCCCCGCGATGCGCGCTTTTCTCTGGTTCATGTCGACGATGTGGTCGAGGCGATCGACCGTTTGGCCGGACACGGCCCGACCGGGACCGCGCTGACCCTGGCCGGGCCGGCACCCGACGGCGGCTGGCGCTGGGCGGACATCGCGGCCCTGGCCGCCGGGCTCCGCGGCGGGCCCGTGCGGACCGTGCCGGTCCCCGCGGCGGTCCTCGGCGCGGCCGGCGCCGCTGGGCTGGCCGTCCAGCGCCTGCGCGGGCGGCGTGCCCTGCTTTCGCCGGGCAAGGTCCGCGAATTGCGGCACATTGACTGGGTCTGCGATAATCTCGCGCTTTCCGCGCACCTCGACTGGACGCCCCAACGGGCCCTGGCCGACGCACTGCCCACGCTACCCGGATGGAATCACCCATGA
- a CDS encoding ion transporter: protein MNTAAGTFSRLRWRARLGRWIESPGPRNAIIALILVNAVILGLETSDALMARYGGLLTAINQAILAVFVVEIAIKLVAFGHRFFRSGWNVFDFFVVGISLVPAAGPLEILRALRILRVLRLLSQVPRLKMIIESLMRALPGMGWTAALLVLVFYVFAVMGTMLFGDAFPDYWGSLGKSFFSLFQIMTLESWSSGIARPMLEEMPLVWIYFVPFILVSSFMVLNLFIAIIVTATNSIHDDEEALARRELLDELRRIRQRLEVLEGPVASEAEPGASTRQPDLKPRGD, encoded by the coding sequence ATGAACACTGCCGCCGGTACCTTCTCTCGCCTGCGCTGGCGCGCCCGACTCGGGCGCTGGATCGAATCGCCGGGGCCGCGCAACGCCATCATCGCGCTGATCCTGGTCAACGCGGTCATCCTCGGCCTGGAGACCTCGGACGCGCTAATGGCTCGCTACGGCGGGCTGCTGACGGCGATCAACCAGGCCATCCTCGCGGTGTTCGTGGTCGAGATCGCGATCAAGCTCGTGGCGTTCGGCCATCGCTTCTTCCGCTCCGGCTGGAACGTGTTCGACTTCTTCGTTGTCGGCATCTCGCTGGTGCCGGCCGCAGGGCCGCTGGAGATCCTCCGCGCCTTGCGCATCCTGCGCGTGCTCCGGCTCCTGTCCCAGGTGCCGAGGCTGAAGATGATCATCGAGTCGCTGATGCGCGCCCTGCCGGGCATGGGCTGGACCGCCGCGCTGCTGGTGCTGGTGTTCTACGTCTTCGCGGTGATGGGCACGATGCTGTTCGGCGACGCGTTTCCCGATTACTGGGGCAGCCTGGGCAAGAGCTTCTTCTCCCTGTTCCAGATCATGACGCTCGAGTCCTGGTCGTCGGGCATCGCCCGGCCGATGCTCGAGGAAATGCCCCTGGTCTGGATCTACTTCGTGCCGTTCATCCTGGTCTCGAGCTTCATGGTATTGAACCTGTTCATCGCCATCATCGTCACCGCGACCAACTCGATCCACGACGACGAGGAAGCGTTGGCCCGGCGCGAACTGCTCGATGAATTGCGCAGGATCCGCCAGCGGCTCGAGGTGCTCGAAGGGCCGGTGGCGTCGGAAGCGGAGCCGGGTGCCTCGACGCGTCAGCCCGACCTGAAGCCGCGCGGCGACTGA
- a CDS encoding aminotransferase class I/II-fold pyridoxal phosphate-dependent enzyme has product MSLFDKFKPLAEARAGLVRAGAGPNAVPPVATPIEAVHSATEGTIGGRRVILAGTNNYLGLTMDPDVVESARDALSRHGTGTTGSRMANGSYSDHQALEQELAAAWGWPSAMVFSTGYQANLGAISALAGKDDFLLLDSDSHASIYDGAKLGNAQTVIFRHNDPANLDRRLARLGDDASRALIVVEGLYSMMGDQPPLEEFIEVKKRHGAWLLLDEAHSFGVFGEHGLGVAEDRGLVDEIDFVVGTFSKSLAGIGGFCVSRHRELELLRLAARPYIFTASPSPAVIAATRQALQKVIDGQALRERLWANIHQLYAALDNLGYRLGSDRPGPVAAIVLPDRQAALAHWYGLLEAGVYANLMIPPATPKGTNLLRISLSAAHSPEQIEHIVEAFGELRRAA; this is encoded by the coding sequence ATGAGCCTGTTCGACAAGTTCAAGCCGCTGGCCGAAGCGCGCGCCGGTCTCGTCCGCGCCGGCGCCGGACCGAACGCGGTCCCGCCGGTCGCCACGCCGATCGAGGCGGTCCACTCGGCGACGGAGGGCACGATCGGCGGACGGCGGGTGATCCTCGCCGGCACCAACAACTACCTGGGCCTGACCATGGACCCGGACGTGGTCGAATCCGCCCGCGATGCGCTGAGCAGGCACGGAACGGGCACCACGGGGTCGCGCATGGCCAACGGCAGCTATTCCGATCACCAGGCGCTGGAACAGGAGCTTGCGGCGGCGTGGGGCTGGCCCTCGGCGATGGTGTTCTCCACCGGCTACCAGGCCAATCTCGGTGCGATCTCGGCCCTGGCCGGGAAAGACGACTTCCTGCTCCTCGACAGCGACTCGCACGCGAGCATCTACGACGGCGCAAAGCTCGGCAATGCACAGACCGTCATCTTCCGCCACAACGACCCGGCCAACCTCGATCGCCGGCTGGCGCGCCTCGGTGACGATGCGTCCCGCGCCCTGATCGTGGTCGAAGGTCTGTACTCGATGATGGGAGACCAGCCTCCGCTGGAGGAATTCATCGAGGTCAAGAAGCGACACGGCGCCTGGCTGCTGCTCGACGAAGCGCACTCCTTCGGGGTGTTCGGCGAACACGGCCTGGGTGTGGCCGAGGACCGCGGCCTGGTCGACGAAATCGATTTCGTCGTCGGTACGTTCTCCAAGAGCCTGGCCGGCATCGGCGGATTCTGCGTCAGCCGACACCGGGAGCTCGAACTGCTCCGGCTCGCAGCGCGCCCCTACATCTTCACGGCGTCGCCGTCGCCCGCGGTCATCGCGGCAACGCGCCAGGCTCTGCAGAAGGTCATCGACGGTCAGGCGCTGCGCGAGCGGCTGTGGGCAAACATCCACCAGCTCTACGCCGCGCTCGACAACCTCGGCTACCGGCTAGGCAGCGACCGGCCCGGGCCGGTCGCGGCGATCGTGCTGCCCGATCGGCAGGCCGCGCTGGCTCACTGGTACGGCCTGCTCGAAGCCGGCGTCTATGCCAACCTGATGATTCCGCCCGCGACGCCGAAGGGCACCAACCTGCTGCGCATCAGCCTGAGCGCGGCGCACAGCCCGGAGCAGATCGAGCACATCGTCGAGGCCTTCGGCGAACTGCGCCGCGCGGCCTGA